From a single Prionailurus bengalensis isolate Pbe53 chromosome A1, Fcat_Pben_1.1_paternal_pri, whole genome shotgun sequence genomic region:
- the RPL26L1 gene encoding LOW QUALITY PROTEIN: 60S ribosomal protein L26-like 1 (The sequence of the model RefSeq protein was modified relative to this genomic sequence to represent the inferred CDS: inserted 1 base in 1 codon): MKFNPFVTSDRSKNRKXHFNAPSHVRRKIMSSPLSKELRQKYNVRSMPIRKDDEVQVVRGHYKGQQIGKVVQVYRKKYVIYIERVQREKANGTTVHVGIHPSKVVITRLKLDKDRKKILERKAKSRQVGKEKGKYKEELIEKMQE, from the exons ATGAAGTTCAACCCCTTCGTGACCTCGGACCGCAGCAAAAACCGCA CCCACTTCAATGCTCCCTCGCACGTGCGCAGGAAGATCATGTCTTCCCCGCTCTCCAAGGAGCTGCGGCAGAAGTACAACGTCCGCTCCATGCCCATCCGCAAGGACGACGAGGTCCAG gTGGTTCGAGGACACTACAAAGGTCAGCAAATAGGCAAGGTAGTCCAGGTGTACAGAAAAAAGTATGTCATCTACATCGAGCGAGTGCAGCGTGAGAAGGCTAATGGTACAACTGTTCATGTGGGCATTCACCCCAGCAAG GTAGTTATCACCAGGCTAAAACTGGACAAAGACCGGAAAAAAATTCTTGAACGCAAAGCCAAATCTCGACaagttggaaaagagaaaggcaaatataaaGAAGAACTTATTGAGAAAATGCAGGAGTGA